A stretch of Brevundimonas naejangsanensis DNA encodes these proteins:
- a CDS encoding DUF3667 domain-containing protein: MELDAAGGVVTGAMIAGAIQKGAGRVGEPHGVCADCGAEVTGNFCSNCGQATHVHRTLLHLGEELLHGVMHFDGRIWRTLPLLILNPGRLTREWVQGRRTRYVSPLAMFLFTLFVMFFALSFMPHPAPQTAPLSEQIAAQRIALAEAEKAVLEAKAEAEAAQAASRPADGRPPAVSSGARAGITAGALAAAEGVVIQRKAQLEQMERQAVEGRKDGLTPGSWQAQVADINWDTGDGHGLTAAVAKKLKNPDLALYKLQQTMYKFAFLLVPLSIPFVALMFLWKRGFTLYDHGVFVLYSLTFMSMLLMAVVVATTTIKGAGGVVLGAAALIVPAHMFAQLKSAYGLSIFSAAWRTFVLLIFCNIVITLFILAILYLGLGY, encoded by the coding sequence ATGGAATTGGACGCGGCAGGCGGGGTGGTGACGGGCGCGATGATCGCCGGCGCGATCCAGAAGGGGGCTGGCCGCGTGGGCGAGCCGCACGGCGTCTGCGCCGACTGCGGCGCCGAGGTCACCGGCAATTTCTGTTCCAACTGCGGTCAGGCGACCCATGTCCACCGCACCCTGCTGCACCTGGGCGAAGAACTGTTGCACGGGGTCATGCATTTCGACGGCCGCATCTGGCGCACCCTGCCGCTGCTGATCCTCAATCCGGGACGGTTGACGCGTGAATGGGTGCAGGGGCGACGCACCCGCTACGTCTCGCCGCTGGCGATGTTCCTCTTCACCCTGTTCGTGATGTTCTTCGCGCTGAGCTTCATGCCGCATCCGGCGCCCCAGACCGCGCCCCTGTCCGAGCAGATCGCGGCCCAGCGCATCGCCCTGGCCGAGGCCGAGAAGGCGGTGCTCGAGGCCAAGGCCGAGGCCGAAGCCGCGCAAGCGGCCTCCCGGCCGGCGGACGGCCGCCCGCCCGCCGTGTCCAGCGGCGCGCGCGCGGGCATCACGGCGGGCGCCCTGGCGGCGGCCGAAGGCGTGGTCATCCAGCGCAAGGCCCAGCTGGAGCAGATGGAGAGACAGGCGGTCGAGGGCCGCAAGGACGGACTGACGCCGGGCAGCTGGCAGGCCCAGGTGGCCGACATCAACTGGGACACGGGCGACGGCCACGGCCTGACCGCCGCCGTGGCCAAGAAGCTGAAGAACCCGGATCTGGCGCTCTACAAGCTGCAGCAGACGATGTACAAATTCGCCTTCCTGCTGGTGCCGCTGTCCATCCCCTTCGTGGCCCTGATGTTCCTGTGGAAGCGGGGCTTCACCCTCTACGACCACGGGGTCTTCGTCCTCTATTCCCTGACCTTCATGTCCATGCTGCTGATGGCGGTGGTGGTGGCGACCACGACGATCAAGGGGGCGGGGGGCGTCGTTCTGGGCGCGGCCGCCCTGATCGTCCCGGCGCACATGTTCGCCCAGCTGAAGAGCGCCTATGGGCTGTCGATCTTCTCGGCGGCCTGGCGGACCTTCGTCCTGCTGATCTTCTGCAACATCGTCATCACCCTGTTCATCCTGGCCATCCTCTATCTGGGCCTGGGGTATTGA
- the rnk gene encoding nucleoside diphosphate kinase regulator, translating to MTTPRKGALPAITLRSDDFDALDRLVGDLPGSGPAGLLQQELDRAKVCEPKAMPKNVVTLNRWLHYSDDHSPEVRRVQLVLPKEADIDAGRVSILSYVGAGLIGLKEGQSITWPDPSGAVRKLTLVKLEEAEAAN from the coding sequence ATGACCACCCCCCGCAAGGGCGCCCTGCCCGCCATCACGCTTCGCAGCGACGACTTCGACGCCCTGGACCGCCTGGTCGGCGACCTGCCCGGTTCGGGCCCCGCCGGTCTGCTGCAGCAGGAGCTGGACCGCGCCAAGGTGTGCGAGCCCAAGGCCATGCCCAAGAACGTGGTGACCCTGAACCGCTGGCTTCACTATTCCGACGACCACAGCCCCGAGGTGCGCCGCGTCCAGCTGGTCCTGCCCAAGGAGGCCGACATCGACGCCGGCCGCGTCTCCATCCTGTCCTACGTCGGCGCCGGCCTGATCGGCCTGAAGGAAGGCCAGTCGATCACCTGGCCCGACCCGTCGGGCGCCGTCCGCAAGCTGACCCTGGTCAAGCTGGAAGAGGCCGAGGCGGCGAACTGA
- the tilS gene encoding tRNA lysidine(34) synthetase TilS — protein MALALSGGGDSLALLDLAAAWARARGRRLLALTVDHALHSDSAAWTRFAGAAARAAGADWRGLSWEGARGGSGVPARARAARHALLAETAREAGAGVILTGHTADDVAEGEWMRAHGANLGRLRDWSPSPAWPEGRGLMLLRPLLDERRETLREHLRARGLDWLEDPANADLRFGRGRARAALSSEALPLDAGRWGGGVAAAAADQARQAPTVPSREAHSQLSRARPRSFPHRGGRETVFSPDLAWAGVLTISRDLSASALAATLLCAGGGATPPRGDRLAALQARLASGEDFVAVLCGARVEAAGARVLAMREPGEMRRRPPAPVALAPGRPAAWDGRFEITTDETDLRVEAAAGRLARLSDAERALLARLPAAARAAAPVLIGADGDRPVLAWGAAAVTALAPRRLALAVGETTQEEQLFHALDGETPPTDLFSAKDC, from the coding sequence CTGGCCCTGGCCCTGTCCGGCGGGGGGGACTCCCTGGCCCTGCTGGACCTCGCCGCCGCCTGGGCGCGGGCGAGGGGGCGTCGCCTGCTGGCCCTGACGGTCGATCATGCCCTGCATTCCGACAGCGCCGCCTGGACCCGCTTCGCCGGCGCGGCGGCGCGCGCGGCGGGCGCCGACTGGCGCGGTCTGTCGTGGGAAGGCGCGCGCGGCGGTTCGGGCGTCCCGGCGCGGGCGCGGGCGGCGCGCCACGCCCTTCTGGCCGAGACGGCGCGCGAGGCGGGGGCGGGCGTCATCCTGACCGGCCATACCGCCGACGACGTCGCCGAGGGCGAGTGGATGCGGGCGCACGGGGCCAATCTGGGCCGCCTTCGCGACTGGTCGCCGTCGCCCGCCTGGCCCGAGGGGCGAGGGCTGATGCTGCTGCGCCCTCTGCTGGACGAGCGCCGCGAGACGCTGCGGGAGCATTTGCGCGCGCGCGGGCTGGACTGGCTGGAGGACCCGGCCAACGCCGATCTGCGCTTCGGGCGGGGACGGGCGCGGGCGGCCTTGAGTTCAGAAGCCCTCCCCCTCGATGCGGGAAGGTGGGGCGGGGGTGTCGCCGCTGCCGCCGCCGATCAGGCGCGGCAGGCGCCGACGGTCCCGTCTCGGGAGGCTCATTCCCAACTCTCGCGCGCCCGCCCCCGATCCTTCCCCCATCGAGGGGGAAGGGAGACGGTATTTTCACCTGACCTGGCCTGGGCAGGGGTGCTGACGATCTCGCGCGATCTGTCCGCCTCGGCGCTGGCGGCGACCTTGCTATGCGCGGGCGGCGGAGCCACGCCGCCGCGCGGCGATCGGCTGGCGGCCTTGCAGGCGCGGCTGGCGAGCGGCGAGGACTTCGTCGCCGTCCTGTGCGGCGCGCGCGTCGAGGCGGCGGGCGCTCGCGTCCTGGCGATGCGCGAGCCGGGCGAGATGCGGCGCCGTCCGCCCGCGCCGGTCGCCCTGGCGCCGGGAAGGCCCGCCGCCTGGGACGGGCGGTTCGAGATCACGACGGATGAGACGGACCTGCGGGTCGAGGCGGCGGCGGGGCGGCTGGCGCGGTTGTCGGACGCCGAACGCGCGCTCCTGGCGCGGCTTCCGGCCGCGGCGCGGGCGGCGGCGCCGGTGCTGATCGGCGCGGACGGGGATCGGCCGGTCCTGGCCTGGGGCGCGGCCGCGGTCACGGCCCTGGCGCCGCGTCGGCTGGCCCTCGCCGTGGGCGAAACGACGCAGGAAGAGCAACTCTTTCACGCCCTTGATGGCGAAACGCCGCCGACTGACCTATTTTCTGCGAAAGACTGTTGA
- the ftsH gene encoding ATP-dependent zinc metalloprotease FtsH — protein MNLRNFAIWGVILLGLVTVYAAISQNGGPAMPGAKAAAAGRPDTLTYSQLMAAVDAQQIKSVVVRGDALTGEKKDGGKFTAVTPVPNVDLLDKIRTSGGDVEVKSTRQPWWSGLLGLLLPVALIIGFWLFIMNRMQGGAKGAMGFGKSKAKLLTEHKGRKTFDDVAGVDEAKDELQEVVDFLKDPAKFQRLGGKIPKGALLVGPPGTGKTLLARAVAGEAGVPFFSISGSDFVEMFVGVGASRVRDMFEQAKKNAPCIIFIDEIDAVGRHRGAGLGGGNDEREQTLNQLLVEMDGFEASENIILIAATNRPDVLDPALLRPGRFDRQVVVPNPDVSGRERILRVHMKDVPLAADVNVKTIARGTPGFSGADLANLVNEAALMAARKDRRMVTHRDFEDAKDKVMMGAERKSMAMNEEERRLTAYHEAGHAIVAINVKMADPVHKATIVPRGRALGMVMQLPEGDRYSMKFQQMIDRIAIMAGGRVAEELIFGPESITSGASSDIEQATKLARAMVTRWGFSEKLGTVAYGENQEEVFLGHSVSRSQNVSEETARIIDEEVRRIVTEGWDEARRILTEKAADHEKLSQALLEYETLSGEEIKDLLENDQPPKRDEENDIVVGPSLSVPATPEDEPAPEAQAAVQTAPSV, from the coding sequence ATGAACCTGCGCAATTTCGCCATCTGGGGCGTCATTCTTCTGGGCCTGGTGACGGTGTACGCCGCCATCAGCCAGAACGGCGGCCCGGCCATGCCCGGCGCCAAGGCGGCCGCCGCCGGCCGTCCCGACACCCTGACCTATTCCCAGCTGATGGCCGCGGTCGACGCCCAGCAGATCAAGTCGGTCGTGGTGCGCGGTGACGCCCTGACCGGCGAGAAGAAGGACGGCGGCAAGTTCACCGCCGTGACCCCGGTGCCCAACGTCGACCTGCTGGACAAGATCCGCACCAGCGGCGGCGACGTCGAGGTCAAGAGCACCCGCCAGCCGTGGTGGTCGGGCCTGCTGGGCCTGCTGCTGCCGGTGGCGCTGATCATCGGCTTCTGGCTGTTCATCATGAACCGGATGCAGGGCGGGGCGAAGGGCGCGATGGGCTTCGGCAAGTCCAAGGCCAAGCTGCTGACCGAGCACAAGGGCCGCAAGACCTTCGACGACGTCGCCGGCGTGGACGAGGCCAAGGACGAACTGCAGGAGGTCGTCGACTTCCTGAAGGACCCGGCCAAGTTCCAGCGTCTGGGCGGCAAGATTCCCAAGGGCGCCCTGCTGGTCGGCCCTCCGGGCACCGGCAAGACCCTGCTGGCGCGCGCGGTGGCGGGCGAGGCGGGCGTGCCCTTCTTCTCGATCTCGGGCTCGGACTTCGTCGAGATGTTCGTCGGCGTCGGCGCCAGCCGCGTGCGCGACATGTTCGAGCAGGCCAAGAAGAACGCCCCGTGCATCATCTTCATCGATGAAATCGACGCCGTGGGTCGTCACCGCGGCGCCGGCCTGGGCGGCGGCAACGACGAGCGCGAGCAGACCCTGAACCAGCTGCTGGTCGAGATGGACGGCTTCGAGGCGTCCGAGAACATCATCCTGATCGCCGCGACCAACCGTCCCGACGTGCTGGACCCGGCCCTGCTGCGTCCGGGCCGTTTCGACCGTCAGGTCGTTGTGCCCAACCCCGACGTCTCGGGTCGTGAGCGTATTCTCCGCGTGCACATGAAGGACGTGCCCCTGGCCGCCGACGTGAACGTCAAGACCATCGCGCGCGGCACGCCCGGCTTCTCGGGCGCGGACCTGGCCAACCTGGTCAACGAAGCCGCCCTGATGGCGGCTCGCAAGGACCGTCGCATGGTCACGCACCGCGACTTCGAGGACGCCAAGGACAAGGTCATGATGGGCGCCGAGCGCAAGTCCATGGCCATGAACGAGGAAGAACGCCGCCTGACCGCCTATCACGAGGCCGGCCACGCCATCGTCGCCATCAACGTCAAGATGGCCGACCCGGTGCACAAGGCGACCATCGTCCCGCGCGGCCGCGCCCTGGGCATGGTGATGCAGCTGCCGGAAGGCGACCGCTATTCCATGAAGTTCCAGCAGATGATCGACCGCATCGCCATCATGGCCGGCGGCCGCGTCGCCGAAGAGCTGATCTTCGGGCCGGAGAGCATCACCTCGGGCGCCAGCTCGGACATCGAACAGGCCACCAAGCTGGCGCGGGCCATGGTCACGCGCTGGGGCTTCTCCGAGAAGCTGGGCACGGTGGCCTATGGCGAGAACCAGGAGGAGGTCTTCCTGGGCCACTCGGTGTCGCGCAGCCAGAATGTCTCGGAAGAGACGGCCCGCATCATCGACGAAGAGGTCCGCCGCATCGTCACCGAGGGCTGGGATGAGGCGCGCCGCATCCTGACCGAGAAGGCCGCCGATCACGAGAAGCTGTCTCAGGCTCTGCTGGAATACGAGACCCTGTCGGGCGAGGAGATCAAGGACCTGCTCGAGAACGACCAGCCGCCCAAGCGCGACGAGGAAAACGATATCGTGGTCGGCCCGTCGCTGTCGGTCCCGGCCACGCCGGAAGACGAGCCGGCGCCTGAGGCCCAGGCCGCCGTCCAGACTGCGCCGAGCGTGTAG
- a CDS encoding tol-pal system protein, protein MLKSPFRLAKPAVLTAVGLTLIVGGTVIAQVQPMEPVQWDKRRLDQLDRNVRRLERALTQRNAAGQPVIVEPDPEVVALQGQVSILERRLSDLEQTFQRVNADGERVTFQLDEATRDNALLTRRLRDLENRVERAEKAAQEAAELNGPIVPNSPTGDAAQDLQAAMRLAGEDAVRGGRALETVIVTWPSTPQSREANSRLGDLHVAARDNASAVQAYAAALNGWPRTPWAAETTLKLAEALRATDRASLACNALADFNTRYAQGATAAQKTRAAQLRTRANCS, encoded by the coding sequence ATGCTGAAGTCGCCATTTCGCCTCGCCAAACCCGCCGTCCTGACGGCCGTCGGCCTGACCCTGATCGTGGGCGGTACGGTCATCGCCCAAGTCCAGCCCATGGAGCCGGTCCAGTGGGACAAGCGCCGCCTGGACCAGCTGGACCGCAACGTCCGCCGCCTGGAGCGCGCCCTGACCCAGCGCAACGCCGCCGGCCAGCCCGTGATCGTCGAGCCCGACCCCGAGGTCGTGGCCCTGCAGGGCCAGGTGTCGATCCTGGAGCGCCGCCTGTCCGACCTGGAGCAGACCTTCCAGCGCGTGAACGCCGACGGAGAGCGCGTGACCTTCCAACTGGACGAGGCGACGCGCGACAACGCCCTGCTGACCCGTCGCCTGCGCGACCTGGAAAACCGGGTGGAGCGCGCCGAGAAGGCGGCTCAGGAGGCCGCCGAACTGAACGGCCCCATCGTTCCCAACTCGCCGACCGGCGACGCGGCCCAGGACCTGCAGGCCGCCATGCGTCTGGCGGGCGAGGACGCCGTGCGCGGCGGGCGGGCGCTCGAGACCGTCATCGTCACCTGGCCGAGCACGCCCCAGTCGCGCGAGGCGAACAGCCGCCTGGGCGACCTGCACGTCGCGGCGCGTGACAACGCCTCGGCGGTCCAGGCCTACGCCGCCGCCCTGAACGGCTGGCCGCGCACGCCCTGGGCGGCCGAGACCACGCTCAAGCTGGCCGAGGCCCTGCGCGCCACCGACCGCGCCAGCCTGGCCTGCAACGCCCTGGCGGACTTCAACACCCGCTACGCCCAGGGCGCCACGGCGGCGCAGAAGACCCGCGCGGCCCAGCTGCGGACGCGGGCGAACTGCAGCTGA
- the folP gene encoding dihydropteroate synthase — MNHQSLVKPPLVMGIVNVTPDSFSDGGRHATTELALAHALRLIDQGADVLDIGGESTRPGSDPVGEAEEIARVVPVIAALRPRWDGRISIDTMKPGVARAAVAAGATMWNDVSALGHAPDSLATVADLGCEVVLMHMKGAPKTMQDAPRYDDVTGEVVAHLAARAEAAMAAGVARGRIWLDPGIGFAKTTAHNLELTARLDALVALGFPVLYAASRKRLIEGVDETAVQATDRLGGSLALALEGARRGARMVRVHDVRETVQALKVQAAVAGFE; from the coding sequence ATGAACCATCAATCCCTCGTGAAGCCGCCACTGGTCATGGGCATCGTCAACGTCACCCCGGACAGCTTTTCCGACGGCGGCCGACACGCCACGACCGAGCTGGCCCTGGCCCACGCCCTGCGGCTGATCGATCAGGGCGCGGACGTTCTGGACATCGGCGGCGAGAGCACCCGGCCGGGCTCGGACCCCGTCGGCGAGGCCGAGGAGATCGCCCGCGTGGTCCCGGTGATCGCCGCGCTTCGCCCCCGCTGGGACGGCCGGATCAGCATAGACACCATGAAGCCGGGCGTGGCCCGCGCCGCCGTCGCCGCCGGGGCGACCATGTGGAACGACGTCTCGGCCCTGGGTCATGCGCCGGACAGCCTGGCGACCGTCGCCGACCTGGGCTGCGAGGTGGTGCTGATGCATATGAAGGGCGCGCCCAAGACCATGCAGGACGCCCCCCGTTACGACGACGTGACGGGCGAGGTCGTCGCCCATCTGGCGGCGCGGGCCGAGGCGGCCATGGCGGCGGGCGTCGCGCGCGGCAGGATCTGGCTGGACCCCGGCATCGGCTTCGCCAAGACCACGGCGCACAATCTGGAGCTGACGGCGCGGCTGGACGCCCTGGTCGCCCTGGGCTTTCCGGTGCTCTACGCCGCCAGCCGCAAGCGCCTCATCGAGGGGGTGGACGAAACGGCGGTGCAGGCGACCGATCGCCTCGGCGGCTCCCTGGCCCTGGCGCTGGAAGGCGCGCGACGCGGCGCGCGCATGGTGCGGGTCCATGACGTGCGCGAGACGGTCCAGGCGCT